One genomic region from Jiangella sp. DSM 45060 encodes:
- a CDS encoding endonuclease/exonuclease/phosphatase family protein, which yields MTGVELRVVSYNVRGLRDDGAAVARVLRELDPDVVFIQELPRVVLWRGRAASFARRADLLYAAGGGSTGGTALFTAVRVDLREVQEHRLRRTPGLTRRGLVLARLEKDGVAFGAGSLHLGLDAGERARHLTDLTGLVNRLDLPVTVLGGGLNEPPEASTWTRLASQYADAGASDPTPTYSVARPRRRVDGIFVRGAEVTSYRVVDTPDVRAASDHFPVVAELLLR from the coding sequence GTGACCGGCGTCGAGCTGCGGGTCGTCAGCTACAACGTCCGCGGGCTGCGCGACGACGGCGCCGCCGTCGCGCGGGTGCTGCGGGAGCTGGACCCGGATGTGGTCTTCATCCAGGAGCTGCCCCGGGTCGTGCTGTGGCGCGGCCGGGCGGCGTCGTTCGCCCGCCGGGCCGACCTGCTGTACGCGGCCGGCGGCGGCTCCACCGGCGGGACGGCGCTGTTCACGGCCGTCCGGGTGGACCTGCGCGAGGTGCAGGAGCACCGGCTGCGGCGCACGCCCGGCCTGACCCGCCGCGGCCTGGTGCTGGCCCGCCTGGAGAAGGACGGCGTCGCGTTCGGGGCCGGCTCGCTGCACCTCGGCCTGGACGCCGGTGAGCGGGCCCGGCACCTGACCGACCTCACCGGCCTGGTCAACCGCCTCGACCTGCCGGTGACGGTGCTCGGCGGTGGCCTCAACGAGCCGCCCGAGGCGTCGACGTGGACCCGGCTGGCCTCGCAGTACGCCGACGCGGGCGCGTCGGACCCGACGCCGACGTACTCGGTGGCGCGGCCGCGGCGCCGCGTTGACGGCATCTTCGTCCGCGGCGCCGAGGTGACCTCCTACCGCGTCGTCGACACCCCGGACGTGCGCGCGGCCAGCGACCACTTCCCGGTGGTGGCGGAGCTGCTGCTCAGGTGA
- a CDS encoding ROK family glucokinase, translating into MSLTIGVDVGGTKIAAGVVDEKGVIGARARRETPSHDPGAIVETIIDVTKELAAQHDVDAVGVGSAGFVDSARSRVLFAPNLAWRDIPVRDQVATATGLPTVVENDANAAAWGEFRFGAAEDVDDMILLTIGTGVGGGVVLDGKIYRGAHGIAAELGHMRLVPDGHLCGCGLRGCIEAYASGTALVREAREAASLPSAERLLERAGGDVQRITGPMVTELAQAGDELSIVLIAEVGRWLGEAMGSFTAVFDPATFVIGGGVSAAGDLLLRPAVEALRKNTTGAGHRPEPEVRVATLGNDAGVIGAADLARV; encoded by the coding sequence GTGAGCCTCACCATCGGGGTCGATGTCGGCGGCACCAAGATCGCGGCCGGTGTCGTGGACGAGAAGGGCGTCATCGGGGCGCGGGCACGGCGCGAGACGCCGTCGCACGATCCAGGTGCGATCGTCGAGACGATCATCGACGTGACCAAGGAGCTGGCCGCTCAGCACGACGTCGACGCCGTCGGGGTCGGGTCGGCCGGGTTCGTCGACTCCGCCCGTTCCCGGGTGCTGTTCGCGCCGAACCTCGCCTGGCGCGACATCCCGGTCCGCGACCAGGTCGCCACGGCGACCGGCCTGCCGACCGTCGTCGAGAACGACGCCAACGCGGCCGCCTGGGGCGAGTTCCGCTTCGGCGCCGCCGAGGACGTCGACGACATGATCCTGCTGACCATCGGCACCGGCGTCGGCGGCGGCGTGGTGCTCGACGGCAAGATCTACCGCGGCGCGCACGGCATCGCGGCCGAGCTCGGGCACATGCGGCTGGTCCCCGACGGCCACCTCTGCGGCTGCGGGCTGCGCGGCTGCATCGAGGCGTACGCCAGCGGCACCGCGCTGGTCCGCGAGGCGCGCGAGGCGGCCAGCCTGCCGTCGGCCGAGCGGCTGCTCGAGCGGGCCGGCGGCGACGTCCAGCGCATCACCGGCCCCATGGTCACCGAGCTGGCCCAGGCCGGCGACGAGCTGTCGATCGTGCTGATCGCGGAGGTCGGGCGCTGGCTGGGCGAGGCGATGGGCTCGTTCACGGCGGTTTTCGACCCGGCGACGTTCGTCATCGGCGGCGGCGTGTCCGCGGCCGGCGACCTCCTGCTCCGCCCGGCCGTCGAGGCGCTGCGCAAGAACACCACCGGCGCCGGTCACCGGCCGGAGCCGGAGGTGCGGGTGGCGACGCTCGGCAACGACGCCGGCGTCATCGGCGCGGCCGACCTCGCCCGGGTGTGA
- a CDS encoding SRPBCC family protein, protein MAAQTTSSIVVAATPAAIMAVIADLEAYPEWTASVREVEVLTVYEDTGRPGEAKFVLDAGPIKDRYTLSYEWDGDDEVRWTLVEGGLIRELDGSYALAAVDDASTEVTYQLTVDVSIPMLGLMKRKAEKVIIDTALKELKKRVEGVNE, encoded by the coding sequence ATGGCTGCGCAGACCACGTCGAGCATCGTCGTCGCCGCGACCCCGGCCGCGATCATGGCCGTGATCGCCGACCTCGAGGCGTACCCGGAATGGACCGCGTCGGTGCGCGAGGTCGAGGTGCTGACGGTCTACGAGGACACCGGGCGGCCGGGCGAGGCGAAGTTCGTCCTCGACGCCGGCCCCATCAAGGACCGCTACACGCTGTCCTACGAGTGGGACGGCGACGACGAGGTCCGGTGGACGCTGGTCGAGGGCGGGCTGATCCGCGAGCTGGACGGCTCGTACGCGCTGGCCGCCGTCGACGACGCGAGCACCGAGGTGACATACCAGCTGACGGTCGACGTCTCGATCCCGATGCTCGGGCTGATGAAGCGCAAGGCGGAGAAGGTCATCATCGACACGGCTCTGAAAGAGCTGAAGAAGCGGGTCGAGGGAGTGAACGAGTGA
- a CDS encoding cytochrome b N-terminal domain-containing protein: MPDLTRHRLVTAVVGLADRHGRPARIRGPRRWTDLFVPLAVVSFLLVLVSGMLLAFWFEPSMRPVVYAGDYAPLRGVTMSEAYASTVRISMEVPGGLLVRQVHHWASLVFIAALSAHLLRVFLAGAFRGYRRLVWLILLALLVLSIAEAYLGHSLPDDLQSGTGLRVTEGYLLATPVVGTWLSWLVFGDEFPGDQIIGRLNTVHVWVLPVLIVGLGAAWALLAYRRWRAAPPADGDPPRRYAVRMGGLALVVSGAIVAMSALVQVNPVWLWGPFDASQAPAGSRPPWYLGFLDGAVRLMPPWEVDVFGYTLTLSVLIPVMVLPGVLLGTLALYPWFEQWATRDRRDPDVLDRPRDLPVRTALVAAFVAFYLVLWIAGATDVVATLLHVPLDPLVRFLQVAVVVVPPLAFWVTKRILLGLRLRDLDELRHGHATGIVVVSPEGGFSELHRPLTAQEAQRRAPHEALVPAGAVAASDEHGVPNPRYRADRPRALASRFYFADLPGNRPVSGDVQVKEHG; encoded by the coding sequence ATGCCCGACCTGACGAGACACCGGCTGGTCACCGCGGTGGTCGGCCTGGCCGACCGGCACGGACGACCGGCCCGGATCCGCGGCCCGCGGCGGTGGACGGACCTGTTCGTCCCGCTGGCCGTGGTCAGCTTCCTGCTGGTGCTGGTGTCCGGAATGCTGCTGGCGTTCTGGTTCGAGCCGTCCATGCGGCCGGTCGTCTACGCCGGCGACTACGCGCCGCTGCGCGGCGTGACGATGTCCGAGGCGTACGCGTCGACGGTGCGCATCTCGATGGAGGTGCCGGGCGGCCTGCTGGTCCGCCAGGTGCACCACTGGGCGTCGCTGGTGTTCATCGCGGCGCTGTCGGCGCACCTGCTGCGGGTGTTCCTGGCCGGCGCGTTCCGCGGCTACCGCCGCCTCGTCTGGCTGATCCTGCTGGCGCTGCTGGTGCTGAGCATCGCCGAGGCGTACCTCGGCCACTCGCTGCCGGACGACCTGCAGTCCGGCACCGGCCTGCGGGTCACCGAGGGGTACCTGCTGGCCACGCCGGTCGTGGGCACCTGGCTGTCGTGGCTGGTGTTCGGCGACGAGTTCCCCGGCGACCAGATCATCGGCCGGCTGAACACTGTGCACGTGTGGGTGCTCCCGGTGCTGATCGTGGGCCTGGGCGCCGCCTGGGCGCTGCTGGCGTACCGGCGCTGGCGTGCCGCGCCGCCGGCCGACGGCGACCCGCCGCGGCGGTACGCCGTCCGCATGGGCGGGCTGGCGCTGGTGGTCTCCGGCGCGATCGTCGCGATGTCGGCGCTCGTGCAGGTCAACCCGGTCTGGCTGTGGGGGCCGTTCGACGCCTCGCAGGCGCCGGCCGGCAGCCGTCCGCCGTGGTATCTCGGGTTCCTCGACGGCGCGGTGCGGCTGATGCCTCCGTGGGAGGTGGACGTGTTCGGCTACACGCTGACGCTGAGCGTCCTGATCCCGGTCATGGTGCTGCCCGGGGTGCTGCTGGGGACGCTCGCGCTGTACCCGTGGTTCGAGCAGTGGGCCACCCGCGACCGCCGCGACCCCGACGTCCTCGACCGGCCCCGCGACCTGCCGGTGCGCACCGCGCTGGTGGCGGCGTTCGTCGCGTTCTACCTGGTGCTGTGGATCGCCGGCGCCACCGATGTCGTCGCCACGCTGCTGCACGTCCCGCTCGACCCGCTGGTCCGGTTCCTGCAGGTGGCCGTCGTCGTCGTGCCGCCGCTGGCGTTCTGGGTGACGAAGCGGATCCTGCTGGGGCTGCGGCTGCGCGACCTGGACGAGCTGCGGCACGGGCACGCCACCGGCATCGTCGTCGTCAGTCCCGAGGGCGGGTTCAGCGAGCTGCACCGGCCGCTGACGGCTCAGGAGGCGCAGCGGCGGGCGCCGCACGAGGCACTGGTGCCGGCCGGCGCCGTCGCGGCCTCCGACGAGCACGGCGTCCCGAACCCGCGCTACCGAGCCGACCGGCCCCGGGCGCTCGCGTCGCGGTTCTACTTCGCCGATCTTCCCGGCAACCGACCCGTCTCCGGCGACGTCCAAGTGAAGGAGCATGGTTGA
- a CDS encoding serpin family protein, with protein sequence MSLPRVAGAVLAGALLLAGCGSAADHGTDDTSTGTPAAGAPSTEAPAADPGPAPRIDVVADLAPADAGTVAASVNQFGFDLLGQLSDGTQNTVTSPVSVASLLAMVLAGAGGDTASAMAGTLHLDDPRDVRVGALLDQLADTTDVTLAPANALWTQQGVPFEADYLSFVRDSFGATIDEADLGSQDTADDIDAWVRDATEDRIDGIAADLGLPDPEAALVLVNAVHFLGTWTTQFDPADTQTQAFTLPDASTADVPLMFLREQTLPFVQRDGYSMLRLPYGADGRYGMEILLPDDPAGLPRLLSSLDAAEWSAAVGALAPLELQTVAVPKFELEWDADLGDALTALGMGPAFQNADFRPMSAYPQALDTVVHKTYIRVDEAGTEAAAVTGGVTRSSAGQSFRADRPFAFTISDSQTGAIVFLGAVTDPRG encoded by the coding sequence ATGTCCCTGCCCCGCGTGGCCGGCGCGGTGCTCGCCGGCGCGTTGCTGCTGGCCGGCTGCGGTTCCGCGGCCGACCACGGGACTGACGACACATCCACCGGCACCCCCGCGGCCGGCGCCCCGTCCACCGAGGCGCCGGCCGCCGATCCGGGGCCGGCGCCGCGCATCGACGTCGTCGCCGACCTCGCGCCCGCCGACGCCGGCACCGTCGCGGCATCGGTCAACCAGTTCGGCTTCGACCTGCTCGGCCAGCTGAGCGACGGCACCCAGAACACCGTCACCTCCCCCGTCTCGGTGGCGTCGCTGCTGGCCATGGTGCTGGCCGGAGCCGGCGGCGACACCGCCTCCGCCATGGCGGGCACCCTGCACCTCGACGACCCGCGTGACGTCCGGGTCGGTGCCCTGCTGGACCAGCTGGCCGACACCACCGACGTCACGCTGGCGCCGGCCAACGCGCTGTGGACGCAGCAGGGCGTGCCGTTCGAGGCCGACTACCTGTCCTTCGTCCGCGACTCCTTCGGCGCGACCATCGACGAAGCCGACCTCGGGTCGCAGGACACCGCCGACGACATCGACGCCTGGGTGCGCGACGCCACCGAGGACCGCATCGACGGCATCGCCGCCGACCTCGGCCTGCCCGACCCCGAGGCGGCGCTGGTGCTGGTCAACGCGGTGCACTTCCTCGGCACGTGGACCACGCAGTTCGACCCCGCCGACACCCAGACGCAGGCGTTCACGCTGCCCGACGCGAGTACCGCCGACGTGCCGCTGATGTTCCTGCGCGAGCAGACACTGCCGTTCGTCCAGCGCGACGGCTATTCCATGCTGCGGCTGCCCTACGGCGCCGACGGCCGCTACGGCATGGAGATCCTGCTGCCCGACGACCCCGCCGGCCTGCCGCGGCTGCTGTCGTCCCTCGACGCCGCCGAGTGGTCGGCCGCCGTGGGCGCGCTGGCGCCACTGGAGCTGCAGACCGTCGCGGTGCCGAAGTTCGAGCTCGAATGGGACGCCGACCTCGGCGACGCGCTGACGGCGCTCGGCATGGGCCCCGCCTTCCAGAACGCCGACTTCCGGCCGATGTCGGCCTACCCGCAGGCGCTCGACACCGTCGTGCACAAGACCTACATCCGGGTCGACGAAGCCGGCACCGAGGCCGCGGCCGTCACCGGCGGCGTCACCCGCAGCTCGGCCGGCCAGAGCTTCCGCGCCGACCGTCCGTTCGCGTTCACCATCTCCGACAGCCAGACCGGCGCCATCGTCTTCCTCGGGGCGGTGACCGACCCGCGCGGCTGA
- a CDS encoding serpin family protein, with protein sequence MSYTRLIAGLLAGGILATACGTATAPDTRPTGGPASLRLVADLDPADAGAVGASVNQFGFDLVAQVGDGTENIVTSPVSAAALLAMVLAGAGGPTADEMAAVLHLEDSRDVRVGALLRELADTDDVTLSVANALWARDGYPFTDSYLAFARDSFGATVDEADLASQDTADEIDAWVREQTEDRIDDIAADLGLPSGDAVLVLLNAVYFLGTWTTQFDPEDTRDGGFRLADGTTVTVPIMHLPSTSLSLAQRDGYSMLRLPYGEDERYAMEILLPDDDSALPDLLASLDATEWAAAVGELREQHVSELALPRFELEWKANLNEPLRALGMHDAFGGGDFTPMSPENPFLATVVQKTYLWVDEAGTEAAAVTGGMMAESAGSGFRVDRPFAFTISDSQTGTILFLGTVADPRG encoded by the coding sequence ATGTCGTACACCCGGTTGATCGCTGGCCTGCTGGCCGGCGGGATCCTGGCCACGGCCTGCGGTACGGCCACCGCACCGGACACGCGGCCCACCGGCGGCCCCGCGTCGCTGCGGCTGGTGGCCGACCTCGACCCGGCCGACGCCGGCGCCGTCGGCGCGTCAGTCAACCAGTTCGGTTTCGACCTGGTGGCCCAGGTCGGCGACGGCACCGAGAACATCGTCACGTCGCCGGTGTCCGCGGCCGCGCTGCTGGCCATGGTGCTGGCCGGGGCCGGCGGGCCGACGGCGGACGAGATGGCCGCAGTCCTGCACCTGGAGGACTCCCGCGACGTCCGGGTCGGCGCGCTGCTGCGCGAGCTGGCCGACACCGACGACGTCACGCTCTCCGTCGCCAACGCCCTGTGGGCACGCGACGGCTATCCGTTCACCGACAGCTACCTCGCGTTCGCCCGCGACTCCTTCGGCGCCACCGTCGACGAGGCCGACCTCGCCTCGCAGGACACCGCCGACGAGATCGACGCCTGGGTCCGCGAGCAGACGGAGGACCGCATCGACGACATCGCCGCCGACCTCGGCCTGCCGAGCGGCGACGCCGTCCTCGTGCTGCTGAACGCGGTCTACTTCCTCGGCACCTGGACCACTCAGTTCGACCCCGAGGACACCCGCGACGGCGGCTTCCGGCTGGCCGACGGCACCACGGTGACGGTGCCGATCATGCATCTCCCCTCGACCTCCCTGTCGCTGGCTCAGCGCGACGGCTACTCCATGCTGCGGCTCCCCTACGGCGAGGACGAGCGCTACGCCATGGAGATCCTGCTTCCCGACGACGACAGCGCGCTTCCGGACCTACTGGCGTCGCTCGACGCCACCGAGTGGGCCGCCGCCGTCGGCGAGCTGCGGGAGCAACACGTGAGCGAGCTGGCGCTGCCCCGCTTCGAGCTGGAATGGAAAGCGAACCTCAACGAGCCGCTCCGCGCCCTCGGCATGCACGACGCGTTCGGCGGGGGTGACTTCACACCGATGTCGCCGGAGAACCCGTTTCTGGCCACCGTCGTGCAGAAGACCTACCTATGGGTCGACGAGGCCGGCACCGAGGCGGCCGCCGTCACCGGCGGGATGATGGCGGAGTCGGCGGGCAGTGGGTTCCGCGTGGACCGGCCGTTCGCGTTCACCATCTCCGACAGCCAGACCGGGACGATCCTGTTCCTCGGTACCGTCGCCGACCCGCGCGGCTGA
- a CDS encoding histidine kinase, translating to MAVARPGMLALVIALTGSARSVVTDWWWLGALALVALAAAISERILPRTRVRVAAEMALASIIVGLGLPEAYLALPYLLVPAFAAGLAGSIMGTAITTLTGAIGLAIGNVLAGGNLIELPTFGSVSVWVVIIFATGAIGAWVLRLDSIQVADGGRYAAAYRLLSELRVVSRRLSVGLDPGTLAEGLLDNVAGPLAVRRAALLVRREGGNLFPLAHRGEDDGWLLGAERDPVVLEAWSSETPAWTPNGRRGYRVVLPLRVGSRTMGVIVADVPDQVSSDELQVLVGSTDEGALRLETALLFDEVRELATREERRRLAREIHDGIAQELTSLGYLVDDLIARTTDADAKSLSTTLRQELTRILSNLRHSIFDLRSDLDHDGGLGTSLSAYARQVGAQAGLKVHLVHQEEHDRLRPEVEAELLRIGQEAITNVRKHAKAKNLWVTVAVSPPNAQIRVVDDGMGMREQPRGRYGLEIMAERARRVGAKLEITDRPESGTVVDVSLGNVSGEG from the coding sequence GTGGCCGTCGCGCGCCCCGGCATGCTCGCACTCGTCATCGCCCTGACCGGGTCGGCCCGCAGCGTCGTCACCGACTGGTGGTGGCTGGGCGCACTCGCCCTCGTCGCGCTGGCGGCGGCCATCTCCGAGCGCATCCTGCCGCGCACCCGCGTGCGCGTGGCCGCGGAGATGGCGCTCGCGTCGATCATCGTCGGACTCGGGCTGCCCGAGGCCTACCTCGCCCTGCCCTACCTGCTGGTGCCGGCGTTCGCCGCCGGGCTGGCCGGCAGCATCATGGGCACCGCCATCACCACGCTCACCGGCGCGATCGGCCTGGCCATCGGCAACGTACTGGCCGGCGGCAACCTGATCGAGCTGCCCACGTTCGGCAGCGTCTCCGTCTGGGTCGTCATCATCTTCGCCACCGGCGCCATCGGCGCGTGGGTGCTGCGGCTCGACAGCATCCAGGTCGCCGACGGCGGACGCTACGCCGCCGCGTACCGGCTGCTGTCCGAGCTGCGGGTGGTGTCGCGCCGGCTCTCCGTCGGCCTCGACCCGGGCACGCTGGCGGAGGGCCTGCTCGACAACGTCGCCGGGCCGCTCGCCGTTCGCCGGGCCGCGCTGCTGGTGCGGCGCGAGGGCGGCAACCTGTTCCCGCTCGCCCACCGCGGCGAGGACGACGGCTGGCTGCTCGGCGCCGAGCGCGACCCCGTCGTCCTCGAGGCGTGGAGCAGCGAGACACCCGCCTGGACCCCCAACGGCCGCCGCGGCTACCGCGTCGTGCTGCCGCTGCGGGTCGGGTCGCGCACCATGGGCGTCATCGTCGCCGACGTGCCCGACCAGGTCTCGTCCGACGAGCTGCAGGTGCTCGTCGGGTCCACCGACGAGGGCGCGCTGCGGCTGGAGACCGCGCTGCTCTTCGACGAGGTGCGCGAACTGGCCACCCGCGAGGAGCGGCGCCGGCTGGCCCGCGAGATCCACGACGGCATCGCCCAGGAGCTGACCTCGCTGGGCTACCTCGTCGACGACCTCATCGCGCGCACCACCGACGCCGACGCGAAGTCGCTGTCGACCACCCTGCGGCAGGAGCTCACCCGCATCCTGTCGAACCTGCGGCACTCGATCTTCGACCTGCGCAGCGACCTCGACCACGACGGCGGCCTCGGCACGTCACTGTCGGCCTACGCCCGTCAGGTGGGCGCCCAGGCCGGGCTGAAGGTCCACCTCGTGCACCAGGAAGAGCACGATCGCCTGCGCCCCGAGGTCGAGGCCGAGCTGCTGCGCATCGGCCAGGAGGCCATCACCAACGTCCGCAAACACGCCAAGGCGAAGAACCTGTGGGTGACCGTCGCGGTCAGCCCGCCCAACGCGCAGATTCGCGTCGTCGATGACGGCATGGGCATGCGAGAGCAGCCACGTGGCCGCTACGGTCTGGAGATCATGGCCGAGCGGGCCCGGCGAGTCGGCGCAAAGCTCGAGATCACAGACAGGCCCGAGAGCGGTACGGTCGTCGACGTATCCCTCGGCAACGTTTCTGGAGAGGGGTAA
- a CDS encoding response regulator transcription factor, with the protein MSVMLVDDHELIRQGLRRAFERDAGFTVVGEAATVAEAAKLAEATQPTVAVIDIRLPDGSGLELAQRLRETRGDIGLVILTMYAGDDHLFGALDAGASAFVPKSSPSDDVVAAARHAAATPSAFVADGLAEAMQRRLHPTGPQLTRREREVLDLLADGLGVSSIARKLYISESTTKTHVSKLYDKLNASNRAQAIMAAVRAGLLSHGEEAQPG; encoded by the coding sequence ATGTCGGTCATGCTCGTGGACGACCATGAGCTCATCCGCCAAGGCCTGCGCCGCGCCTTCGAGCGAGACGCCGGATTCACCGTGGTCGGCGAGGCGGCCACCGTCGCAGAGGCGGCGAAGCTCGCTGAGGCCACACAGCCCACGGTGGCGGTCATCGACATCCGGCTGCCCGATGGCAGCGGCCTGGAGCTGGCTCAGCGGCTCCGGGAGACCCGCGGCGACATCGGCCTGGTCATCCTCACCATGTACGCCGGCGACGACCACCTGTTCGGCGCCCTCGACGCGGGCGCCTCGGCGTTCGTGCCGAAGAGCTCCCCCAGCGACGACGTCGTCGCCGCAGCCCGCCACGCCGCCGCCACCCCGTCCGCCTTCGTCGCCGACGGCCTGGCCGAGGCCATGCAGCGCCGCCTGCACCCCACCGGGCCGCAGCTGACCCGGCGCGAGCGCGAGGTACTCGACCTCCTCGCCGACGGCCTCGGCGTGTCGAGCATCGCCCGCAAGCTGTACATCAGCGAGTCGACCACGAAGACCCACGTCTCGAAGCTCTACGACAAGCTCAACGCGTCCAACCGGGCCCAGGCGATCATGGCCGCCGTACGAGCTGGGCTGTTGAGCCATGGCGAAGAGGCGCAACCGGGGTAA
- a CDS encoding NlpC/P60 family protein: protein MAFINQSNADPKPTISEVREQVDSLYHQAEQATERYNAATDELTEVKRRIERAQASVERQQAAVDAVRAQIGAYAAATYRSGGIVDPTLQTLLAESPEDFLAQSSVMNAFAGQQAESLASAADVSRSYETARLMADEELTRQQAVEATLETEKATVEGLLADAQEILDQLEAEELEQLEEDREENAEIPDRGEDDEAEEDEDTPTDPPPVSGRAGVVVDFALAQLGEPYEWGGNGPGSWDCSGLTSAAWAEAGVSLPRSSGSQIGVGTRVSKSQLEPGDLVFYYSPISHVGIYIGGGEIVHATHPGDVVSVDDVDLMPFAGATRPG from the coding sequence ATGGCCTTCATCAACCAGAGCAACGCCGACCCGAAGCCGACGATCTCCGAGGTCAGGGAACAGGTCGACAGCCTGTACCACCAGGCGGAGCAGGCGACGGAGCGGTACAACGCCGCCACTGACGAGCTCACCGAGGTGAAGCGCCGCATCGAGCGGGCGCAGGCGTCGGTCGAGCGGCAACAGGCGGCCGTCGACGCCGTGCGGGCGCAGATCGGCGCGTATGCCGCGGCCACGTACCGCTCCGGCGGCATCGTCGACCCCACCCTGCAGACGCTGCTGGCCGAGAGCCCCGAAGACTTCCTCGCGCAGTCGTCGGTCATGAACGCGTTCGCCGGCCAGCAGGCCGAGAGCCTGGCCAGCGCCGCCGACGTGAGCCGCAGCTACGAGACGGCTCGCCTCATGGCCGACGAAGAGCTGACCCGCCAGCAGGCCGTCGAGGCCACGCTGGAGACCGAGAAGGCGACCGTCGAAGGGCTGCTGGCCGACGCGCAGGAGATCCTCGACCAGCTCGAGGCCGAAGAGCTCGAGCAGCTGGAAGAGGACCGCGAGGAGAACGCCGAGATCCCCGACCGCGGCGAGGACGACGAGGCCGAGGAAGACGAGGACACCCCGACCGACCCGCCGCCGGTGTCCGGCCGCGCGGGCGTCGTGGTCGACTTCGCGTTGGCGCAGCTCGGCGAGCCCTATGAGTGGGGCGGCAACGGACCCGGCAGCTGGGACTGCTCCGGCCTGACGTCCGCCGCCTGGGCCGAGGCCGGGGTGAGCCTGCCGCGCTCGTCCGGCTCCCAGATCGGCGTCGGCACCCGCGTCTCGAAGAGCCAGCTCGAGCCCGGCGACCTCGTCTTCTACTACAGCCCCATCAGCCACGTCGGCATCTACATCGGTGGCGGCGAGATCGTGCACGCCACCCACCCGGGTGACGTCGTGAGCGTCGACGACGTCGACCTCATGCCGTTCGCGGGCGCCACCCGGCCGGGCTGA
- a CDS encoding NYN domain-containing protein, which translates to MSTLPDAVRSRLVALGSDVLGVLPAGDVPAVLRPVAKFAAAKRARLGGSAIASALDTEPGFRRRVLDAACTADPALAKALESGTAPAAADPVDVAVLAYLLRPDGWEAMVETAAASVRHGDDAARLTREAAAAERLREQLDAARAATRELRTTMRAEIDRVKAENTMLRRRIQETRERLSEARQQEQDEQQEAGRELSDARAALRAAETEVRRLRTRLSDAEAALEAARRSGRAERGLGTARLALLLDTLGDAAAGLRRELALPASTLAPADTVEAVVPGSPLDGGAVGRARAADEPGYLDELLSLPRVHLVVDGYNVTKAAWPTMPLDAQRSRLAQGLAAVSARTGAEVTLVFDGADVTVPPPVAGTGIRVRFSPVGQTADELIRRLVRAEPQGRPVIVVSSDREVADGVRRPGVRSVEAVALIGLLRQ; encoded by the coding sequence GTGAGCACGCTGCCCGACGCGGTGCGGTCGCGGCTGGTCGCACTGGGGTCGGACGTGCTGGGCGTGCTGCCCGCGGGCGACGTCCCGGCGGTGTTGCGGCCGGTCGCGAAGTTCGCGGCGGCCAAACGGGCCCGCCTCGGCGGCAGCGCCATCGCGTCGGCCCTCGACACCGAGCCGGGGTTTCGCCGCCGCGTCCTCGACGCCGCGTGCACCGCCGACCCCGCCCTCGCCAAGGCGCTGGAGTCGGGCACCGCGCCGGCCGCCGCCGACCCCGTCGACGTCGCCGTCCTCGCCTACCTGCTGCGGCCGGACGGCTGGGAGGCCATGGTCGAGACCGCCGCCGCCTCCGTCCGTCACGGCGACGACGCGGCCCGGCTCACCCGCGAGGCGGCCGCGGCCGAGCGGCTGCGCGAACAGCTCGACGCGGCCCGTGCGGCCACGCGGGAGCTGCGCACGACGATGCGGGCCGAGATCGACCGCGTCAAGGCCGAGAACACCATGCTGCGGCGGCGCATCCAGGAGACCCGCGAGCGGCTGAGTGAGGCCCGTCAGCAGGAACAGGACGAGCAGCAGGAGGCCGGCCGCGAGCTGTCCGACGCCCGCGCCGCCCTCCGCGCCGCCGAGACCGAGGTCCGCCGGCTGCGCACCCGCCTGTCCGACGCCGAGGCAGCCCTCGAGGCGGCCCGCCGCAGCGGACGGGCCGAACGCGGCCTCGGCACCGCCCGCCTGGCGCTCCTCCTGGACACCCTCGGCGACGCCGCGGCGGGGCTGCGCCGCGAGCTGGCGTTACCGGCCTCCACGCTGGCCCCCGCCGACACCGTCGAGGCGGTGGTCCCCGGCAGCCCTCTGGACGGCGGCGCGGTGGGCCGCGCCCGGGCGGCCGACGAGCCCGGCTACCTCGACGAGCTGCTGTCCCTGCCGCGCGTCCACCTCGTCGTCGACGGGTACAACGTCACCAAGGCCGCGTGGCCGACCATGCCGCTGGACGCCCAGCGGTCACGGCTCGCGCAGGGGCTCGCGGCGGTGTCGGCGCGGACGGGCGCCGAGGTCACCCTGGTCTTCGACGGGGCGGACGTGACGGTGCCGCCGCCGGTCGCGGGGACGGGGATCCGGGTCCGGTTCAGCCCGGTCGGGCAGACGGCGGACGAGCTGATCCGGCGCCTGGTGCGGGCCGAGCCGCAGGGCCGCCCCGTCATCGTCGTCTCGTCCGACCGCGAGGTCGCCGACGGCGTCCGCCGACCCGGCGTGCGCAGCGTCGAGGCGGTCGCGTTGATCGGCCTGCTCCGGCAGTAG